One window of Triticum dicoccoides isolate Atlit2015 ecotype Zavitan chromosome 5A, WEW_v2.0, whole genome shotgun sequence genomic DNA carries:
- the LOC119300926 gene encoding glutathione S-transferase T3-like, which yields MPPQKGKKSAKPKSAKGASTKGKNWSTAEDLVLIQAWANTSLDAVTGTDQNSSTYWGRISDHYDAHKKPSWPERGSNGLTCRYNVISALTSKFCACIQQILNRNCSGMTLSDKERDAHRMYIELDEKKKPFTLMHCYIEFEKYPKWQTRPLPQKKQKNTSDASPSTTSNDEDFGACTDALEEELRPPGTKHDKNERLRKGKTSESNDSGCKLSLESVWAQKIEKDDIKEATKIARYARAFELQENQIALQEKEDARK from the exons ATGCCTCCACAAAAGGGGAAAAAATCtgcgaaaccaaaatcagcaaaagGAGCCTCCACAAAAGGGAAAAATTGGTCAACTGCTGAGGACTTGGTGTTGATTCAAGCATGGGCAAACACTAGTCTGGATGCGGTGACCGGGACCGATCAGAATTCAAGTACATATTGGGGTAGGATTTCAGATCACTACGACGCTCACAAAAAACCGTCATGGCCGGAGCGTGGTTCTAATGGACTCACTTGTCGTTACAACGTAATTTCAGCGCTCACGAGCAAGTTCTGTGCATGTATTCAACAGATATTAAATAGAAATTGTAGCGGAATGACTCTCTCTGATAAG GAAAGAGATGCACACCGCATGTACATTGAACTGGATGAGAAAAAGAAGCCATTTACATTAATGCATTGCTACATAGAGTTTGAGAAGTATCCAAAGTGGCAGACACGTCCGCTTCCTCAGAAGAAACAAAAGAATACCTCGGATGCAAGTCCGAGTACAACCTCCAACGATGAAGACTTCGGCGCATGCACTGATGCTCTCGAAGAAGAGCTAAGACCTCCTGGTACGAAGCATGACAAGAATGAACGTTTGAGGAAAGGTAAAACTTCTGAATCCAATGATAGTGGTTGCAAGTTATCATTAGAAAGTGTGTGGGCACAGAAGATAGAGAAGGATGATATCAAAGAGGCCACAAAAATTGCTCGCTATGCGAGAGCTTttgaattgcaagagaaccagatTGCATTGCAAGAGAAGGAGGATGCACGGAAATAG